The Caldisericum exile AZM16c01 region CATCATTAAAACGAGCAGTTAAGGCAGAAAATATTGCAGCATCGATTTCTTTTTTGTTCATCTTCTTAGAAAAATCTCTTGGATGAGGCCCAAATACAACTGCGCCACCTTTCCAAATATTGGAAGTTCTTGCACCTTGCCTTGAACGACCGAGGCCTTTTTGGGGTCTTACTTTTTTAGTACTATAACTTACGTCTCCTCTTTCCTTGGTGTCCGCAGTACCTCTTCTTCTATTTGCAAGATATCTTTGAACTGCTTGGTAAATAAGGTGTTTTTTTACCTCTCTTGCAAAGTAATCATCGGGAAGTTCGAGTGATTCAACTGTATTATTTTTTACATCAATAACATTGCTCTTCATTTCAATCCTCCTATGCTCTGATAAGGAGCAAACCTTTGTCAGGTCCAGGAACGCTTCCTTTAACAAGAATAAGATTTTTCTCAGGGATTACTTTAACAATCTCGAGATTCCTTATTGTTACCGTCTCGTTTCCAAGATGACCTGCCATCTTCATTCCTTTGAAAACTCTACCAGGTGTTGCACGCTGACCAATAGAACCTGGACGTCTTTCTGCTTCATGACCGTGGGTCCTTGGCCATCCACCAAATCCCCAACGTTTAACTACACCTTGGAAGCCTTTACCCATTGATGTCCCTGTGACTTTCACATATTTGACATCTTTAAATGCTTCAACAGTTATTGTATCACCAACTTCTCCTTCCATGTCTCTTACTTCTCTCAAGAATCTGAAAGGCTTAAGTCCTTTCTTTTCAAAAACACCTCTCATAGGTTTGTTTAATTTCTCCGCTTTTACTTCCAAAAAACCGAGCGCTACCGCATCATAACCATGAGTATCCTTTGTTTTCTTGTCAACAATTGTGCAAGGACCTGCCTGTATTACTGTCACAGGAACAAGAGTATCCCCAAGGTAAACGGAAGTCATCCCAATTTTAAGTCCTAAAATTCCCTTTGCCATAACAACCTCCACTAAATCTTAATCTCAACTTCCACACCCTGAGGTATATCCATGTTCGCCAATTTTTGTGTAATTTCGGGTGTAGCATCAATAATTTCAATCAATCTTTTATGCACACAAATTTCGAATGCTTCCTGAGAATCCTTGTCGATATTAGGTGCCCTCAAAACGTTAAACACTGTTCTTTTTGTTGGAAGCGGTATAGGGCCTGAAACTGTTGCTCCGCTTGATTTTGCAACCTCAACAATTTTTGCAGCCCAGAGGTCAAGAATCTTGTTGTCAAAAGCCTTTAGTCTAATTCTTAAACGATCTTTTTTCATTTCATCACACTCCTTTACTCAATAACCTTTGTAATAACTCCAGCACCTACAGTTTTACCACCTTCACGGATAGCAAATCTCTGAGTTTCTTCAAGAGCAACAGGATAGATGAGTTCAACAGTCATATCAACGTTATCACCTGGCATTGCCATCTGAACGCCTTCAGGAAGGGCAATTGTACCTGTTACGTCTGCAGTTCTTAAGAAGAACTGAGGTTTGTAACCTGTAAGGAAGGGTTTGTGTCTTCCACCTTCTTCTTTACTCAAGATATAGACACGTGCCTGGAATTTTCTGTAGGGTTTAATGGAACCAGGTGCTGCAAGTACCATACCTTTTTCAACTTCTTCGTGGTCAATACCTCTAAGGAGGACTCCGATGTTATCACCTGCTTGTCCTTCATCGAGGATTTTTCTGAACATCTCGATGCTTGTTGCAACAGTCTTCTTTGTCTCAAAGGAAAGACCAACGATTTCTACTGGATCACCAGTTCTAATGATTCCTCTTTCAACTCTTCCTGTTACAACTGTACCTCTTCCAGTGATGGTGAAGACATCTTCAATGGGCATAAGGAAGGGCTTATCAATTGCTCTTTCTGGGGTTGGGATGTATTCATCTACTGCATCCATAAGTTCCCAGATTTTATCTGTCCATGGATTCTTTCCACGGGAGATATCACCCTCTGCCTCAAGTGCTTTGAGGGCTGAACCTCTAACTACTGGTACTTCATCTCCTGGGAATCCATACTTGGAGAGAAGTTCTCTTGTTTCCATTTCAACAAGGTCAATGAGTTCTGGATCATCAACCATGTCTACTTTGTTGATGAAAACAACAATTCTTGGTACGTTGACCTGACGAGCAAGAAGGATGTGCTCTCTTGTTTGAGGCATTGGTCCATCTGTTGCTGCAACAACGAGAATTGCACCATCCATCTGTGCTGCACCGGTGATCATGTTCTTGATGTAGTCAACATGACCGGGGCAGTCAATGTGAGCATAGTGCCTCTTCTCGGTTTCATACTCAGTGTGGTGGACGTTGATGGTAACGCCTCTTGCCTTTTCCTCAGGTGCGTTGTCAATTTCATCGTACCTCTTGGGTTGAGTTTTACCAAGAGTTGCTAATACTTTTGTAATTGCTGCTGTAAGGGTAGTCTTACCATGATCAATATGACCAATGGTACCGATGTTTACGTGCGGCTTTACCCTTTCAAATTTTTCTTTCGTTGCCATGTTGTACCTCCTAAATTTCTCCTTTTGCTTTCTTCAAAATTTCTTCCTGTACAGCGGCAGGTACTCTCTCATATTTATGGAAAACCATTGAGAAAGATCCTCTACCTTGTGTAAGTGTTCTTAAAACCGTTGTATAACCAAACATACTTTCAAGAGGAATAAGTGCATGAACAATAACCGTATTACCTCTTTCAATCATCCCCTTTACACTTCCACGTCTTGCATTAACACTATTTATTACTTCACCTAAGAATGTCATCGGAACAATTATCTCAACACTCATAATCGGCTCAAGAAGATAAGGGTTTGCCATTGACACAGCATCCTTAAATGCCTTAGATGCAGCTATTTTAAATGCAAGTTCAGATGAGTCTACTGGATGATATGAGCCATCAATAAGCTCTACATGCACTCCATAAACGGGAAAGCCAAGAAGAGGCCCGTTTTCAGAGGCAATTTTAACACCCTCTTCAATTGCAGGAATAAAATCTTTCGGTATTATTCCACCTTTTGTTTTATCTTCAAATACAACACCCTTATCGGTCTCAATTGGAGATACTTGAATTATAACGTGTCCATATTGACCATGCCCACCAGTTTGCCTTATGTATTTCCCTTCTGCTTTTGCAGAACTTGAAATTGCCTCTTTATAAGCAACCTGTGGTTTACCAACACGTGCTTCAATGTTGTATTCCCTAAACAACCTATCGACAATAATCTCAAGATGTAACTCACCCATACCAGAAATAATTGTTTCAGATGTATCTTCGTCGTATTTAATTTTGAAAGTAGGATCCTCAATTGCAAACTTTGCAAGTGCCTGTGAAAGCTTTTCCTGGTCTGCTCTTGTCTTGGGTTCAATTGCAACGGAAACAACTGGCTCGGGGAATTTAATATCTTCAAGTACCAAAGGCATACTTACATCTGATATTGTGTGTCCCGTTATGGCATTTTTCACGCCAACAATTGCTCCTAAATCACCTGCTTTGAGATAATCAACATCCTCACGCTTATTTGCATGAAGTCTTAATAATCTTGCGACTCTTTGCTTTTCATTTGTGGTTGCATTTAAAACATAACTTCCTTTCTCAAGGGTGCCAGAATAAACTCTCACAAAACTTAAAATTCCGGAATAAGGATCTGCCATAACCTTAAACACAAGTGCCGCAAGTGGTCCAGATGGATCTGGTTGTAATTTAATGACATTTCCATCCTTAGTTGTTGCAACAATTTCACCTCTATCAATAGGAGATGGTAAATATTCGCAAATACCATCAAGGAGCATTTGAATACCTTTATTTCTAAACGATGAGCCAACAAAAACAGGAAAAGCAACTCCACTTACTGTTGCCCGTCTTATCGCTTGCTTTAAAACATCCTTTGGTATTGTGCCTGTTTCAAGGTAAAGTTCAAGTGCATCTTCATCAACATCTGCAACGTTCTCAAGCATAATTTCTCTATACTTTTCGAATTTATCCTTATATTCTTCTGGGACTCCGGTTTCTTTAAACTCTTCGCCTGTTTCAGAGGTATATACATAGGCTTTTCCCTCTATGAGATCAATTACACCAACAAACTCATCCTCTTCACCCAATGGAATCTGGGTAGGTATTATTTTTACATTAAGTCTTTCGTCAATACTTTTAAGCGTATCTTCAAAAGATGCACCAAGTCTGTCCATTTTATTAATGTAAATAATCCTTGGCACTTTGTGCATCGTTGCCTGTCTCCAAACCGCTTCTGATTGAGCTTCAACGCCCTCCACGGCGGAGAATATCACAACGGCTCCGTCAAGCACTCGAAGTGACCTTTCAACTTCAGCCGTAAAGTCAACATGGCCGGGCGTATCAATAATGTTAATCTGGTGTCCTTTCCAGAAACAGGTCGTAACAGCAGATGTGATAGTAATACCCCTCTCTCTTTCTTGTACCATCCAATCCATAACAGTATTTCCATCGTCAACATTACCCATCTTGTAAGTTGTGCCGGTATAATACAAAATTCTTTCAGTTGTTGTTGTTTTACCCGCATCAATATGGGCAATGATTCCAATATTTCGTATTTTTTCGAGAGGGGTATCAATATACGGCATAAATATTCACCTACCAACGTAAATGTGCATAAGATCTGTTTGCTTCTGCCATCTTATGCAAATCAATCTTCTTCTTGTATGCTGCACCAGTTTCATTAGATGCATTGATAATTTCATCTGCCAACTTTTCTTCCATTCTCTTGCCTTTAACACTTCGCGCAGCCTGTATAATCCACTTAATAGCAAGTTTTTGTCCTCTTTCCTTTTCAATTTCAATGGGAATTTGATAGGTTGCACCACCAACTCTTCTGGGCTTAACCTCTACAAGTGGTCTAACCTTCTCTAAAGCAAGTTCAAAGACCTCGAGTGGGTCTTTTCCTGTTTTCTCTCGCAAAATATCGAATGCAGCATAAACAATTTTTTCTGCAAGGCTTTTCTTTCCGTCTTTCATAACATTGTTTATAAGTTTTGCAACCATTACATCATTATAAACTGGATCACCTTCAATTTCTCTTTTCGGAGCAGGTCCTCTACGGGGCATTATGCACCTCCCTTTTTGGGTTTCTTTGCACCATACTTAGATCTTCCACGCATTCTTCCTTCAACACCTGCTGCATCTAATGCACCACGAATGATGTGATATCTTACACCTGGAAGGTCTTTTACCCTTCCACCACGCACTAAAACCATGGAGTGCTCCTGGAGATTATGTCCAATTCCAGGAATATAGGCAATGACTTCCTCCCCATTGGTAAGTCTCACCTTTGCAATTTTACGCAAAGCAGAGTTTGGCTTTTTAGGGGTCATTGTTCTTACTTGAATGCAAACACCCCTCTTCTGTGGACACCCTTGCAATGCAGGTGTTTTACTCTTTTCCTTTGTCCTTTCTCTCGGACTTCTTACTAATTGGTTAAAAGTCGGCATATCAATTTCCTCCTAATTAAATTCTTTCACACAGTTTAAAATTATAGCAAAATTATTTTAAATGTCAATAACATCATTTATTCTTCAAAATCCATATTTGTACCTGCCGGGATCTTTTTACCCACGATGATAGATTCTTTCATTCCACGCAACAAATCAATCTTTCCTTTTATCGCTGCCTCTGCAAGAACTCTTGGCGTCTCCTGGAAGGATGCAGCAGACAAGAAACTATCAGAAGAAAGGGCTGATTTTGTTATACCCTGGACAAGAAGTCTAAATTTAGCAATCTTCTTACCTTCCGCTTTCATTTTTCTATTTTCTTTAAGTACATCGTCTTTATTTACAACTTCACCTTCGTAAAAGTTGGTATCTCCAGAATCAACAATCTCAACCTTATCAAACATTCTCTTCAATATTATTTCAATATGTTTTATGTTAATATCAACGCCTTGAGATTTGTAAACCTTCTCAATCTCATGCAAAAGATACCTGGAAGTAAAATTCATACCCTTAATGTCAAGAATCTCTCTTGGATCAAGAGGGCCATCGCTTAGAATATCACCAACATTAACATAGTCTCCAGTCTTCACATTCAATTTCTTATCACGAGGGGCAGGAATCTTTATCTTTTCTCCCTTTTCTCCAGTTATCGTAATGAGTTGTCTCAATTTATCAGAAGTTACTTCAACTTTACCCTTTGCGGGAGAAACAATTGCCTTTCCCTTGGGGCTTCTTGCAGAGAAGAGTTCTTCAACTCTTGGGAGACCCTGAGTAATATCTTGGCTTGCAACACCACCAGTATGGAATGTTCTCAAGGTTAACTGTGTTCCTGGTTCTCCAATTGATTCTGCTGCAACAACTCCGACTGCTTCACCAACTTTTACAATATCTCTATTAGAAAGATCGACTCCATAACATTTTGCACAAACACCGTGTTCTACATTACAAGTAATTGGTGATCGAACTTTTACCTTTCTTATACCAAGACTTTCAATGAGTTTTGCCTTTTCTTTTGTTATAAGTTCATTCTTTCTAATTATTGGCTCTATATTTTCATCAAACACTTCTATTTCCTTAATTTTCGCTTTTTCAAGTATCTCAATAACACCTTCAGTAATCTTTCTTCCTTTTTCAAGCAGCAATTCTCCGTTGTCAAAAACTGAATCTGCAAGAACATATCCAATTGCTTTCTTGTTAACTTTGATTTTCTTAAGAGTAATTGGCGGATAAATTGTTTCAGCAGCGTATCTTCCCCAAATTTGTTCGGCAAGAGTTATTACTGGTTTATCGTAATTATCGCCTTCGACGACTGGTTGAACATCAACACCGTTTACAAAATCCTCTATAAGAATAGAAGTTATTCCAAGTTTATCGAGAAGAGCTGCCTGTTCTGAAGAGATTGTATCCCCTTTTCTAATAAACGCCATTCCTGTATTGGGATCAACAACATCTTCGGCTGCAACTTTCAAGATAACCTTTGAAGATAGTGGTTCAATAAGTTCATCTCCAACCATCGTGGCCTTAACTCTTCTTATTGCACAATCATCTTCCTTAACGATAATACCATGAGCAACATCAACAAGCCTTCTTGTAAGGTATCCTGAATCAGCAGTTCTCAATGCAGTATCTGCTTGTCCCTTTCTTGCACCGTGCGTAGAGAGGAAGTATTCAAGAACAGTAAGTCCTTCCCTTAAGTTTGAAAGAATTGGGAACTCAATAATCTTACCAGTTGGACCCGCCATAAGTCCACGGATTCCTGCCATCTGTGTTATCTGCGTAGGGCTTCCTCTTGCACCTGATATTGCCATCATGTAAACAGGATCAAAATTATCGAAATTGTTGAAAACAAGTTTCTGTATTTCTTCAGATGCCTTTCTCCAAATTTCTACAACCGCTTCATACCTCTGCGGCTCCGATAATAGTCCCTCATTATATTGTTCTTCTATGTGTTCAACTCTTTTCTGTGCTTCTTTTATAATCTTTTCTCTCTCCTTAGGCATTTTTATATCATCAAGACCGATACTAATTCCACTGAAGGTTGCAAATTTAAAGCCTATTTCCTTGAGATTGTCAAGAAGTATATCAGTTTTTACAAGCCCATATCTGTCGTAAAATTCTGAAATAATTCTTTCCAACTGTTTCTTACCAACCACTTCGTTAATGAAAGGATAATCGTCTTCACCGTCAAAAATGCCTTCACGAATCTTCATATTAAAAATAACCCTACCAACTGTGGTAGTGAAGGTTGCTCCTCTAAAGTTAAATCTTATGCTATCATGTAGTTTTAAAAGCCCTTTTTCGTAAAGGAGTTCTACCAAATACGAATCATCGTAAATACGTTTATTTTTCGGCTCTGAATCTCTTGATAGAGTAAGGTAGTAAATTCCAATAACCATATCCTGAACAGGTGTATCAAGCGGACCGCCGTGAGCAGGAGAAAGGATATTGTGAGAAGAAAGCATGAG contains the following coding sequences:
- the rpsL gene encoding 30S ribosomal protein S12; this translates as MPTFNQLVRSPRERTKEKSKTPALQGCPQKRGVCIQVRTMTPKKPNSALRKIAKVRLTNGEEVIAYIPGIGHNLQEHSMVLVRGGRVKDLPGVRYHIIRGALDAAGVEGRMRGRSKYGAKKPKKGGA
- the rpoC gene encoding DNA-directed RNA polymerase subunit beta', whose product is MNLLNKTDIKALKILLASTEEILSWSHGEVKRGDTYSYRNYMPEPDGLFCEKIFGPVHSYQCHCGKLKGKQYEGLKCPNCGVEILPSSVRRERFGHIQLATPVAHIWYFKNNINYIALLLDMKSQDVEKIIYFVAYVVIDPKKTKLRYKQVLSEEEYYMYRFEENLDFVAKKGGEAIKELLEKVDLNKLREEALTKLKSGSSQEKSNAVRLLSVVEGLLNNNRKPEDMVLTVIPVIPPDLRPLVPLEGGKYASDDLNELYRRVINRNNRLKKLYEVNAPDIMLENEKRMLQEAVDALFDNGRKPYPVVNANKRPLRSLTDILKGKEGRFRENLLGKRVDYSGRAVIVVGPELKIDECGVPKEMALELFKPFVTFELSKLGYNKKKAKELIENPTPEVWKAVEDLSKNYVVLLNRAPTLHRLSIQAFKPVLIEGKAIQISPLVCTPFNADFDGDQMAIHLPLSLQSQMEAKMLMLSSHNILSPAHGGPLDTPVQDMVIGIYYLTLSRDSEPKNKRIYDDSYLVELLYEKGLLKLHDSIRFNFRGATFTTTVGRVIFNMKIREGIFDGEDDYPFINEVVGKKQLERIISEFYDRYGLVKTDILLDNLKEIGFKFATFSGISIGLDDIKMPKEREKIIKEAQKRVEHIEEQYNEGLLSEPQRYEAVVEIWRKASEEIQKLVFNNFDNFDPVYMMAISGARGSPTQITQMAGIRGLMAGPTGKIIEFPILSNLREGLTVLEYFLSTHGARKGQADTALRTADSGYLTRRLVDVAHGIIVKEDDCAIRRVKATMVGDELIEPLSSKVILKVAAEDVVDPNTGMAFIRKGDTISSEQAALLDKLGITSILIEDFVNGVDVQPVVEGDNYDKPVITLAEQIWGRYAAETIYPPITLKKIKVNKKAIGYVLADSVFDNGELLLEKGRKITEGVIEILEKAKIKEIEVFDENIEPIIRKNELITKEKAKLIESLGIRKVKVRSPITCNVEHGVCAKCYGVDLSNRDIVKVGEAVGVVAAESIGEPGTQLTLRTFHTGGVASQDITQGLPRVEELFSARSPKGKAIVSPAKGKVEVTSDKLRQLITITGEKGEKIKIPAPRDKKLNVKTGDYVNVGDILSDGPLDPREILDIKGMNFTSRYLLHEIEKVYKSQGVDINIKHIEIILKRMFDKVEIVDSGDTNFYEGEVVNKDDVLKENRKMKAEGKKIAKFRLLVQGITKSALSSDSFLSAASFQETPRVLAEAAIKGKIDLLRGMKESIIVGKKIPAGTNMDFEE
- the tuf gene encoding elongation factor Tu, encoding MATKEKFERVKPHVNIGTIGHIDHGKTTLTAAITKVLATLGKTQPKRYDEIDNAPEEKARGVTINVHHTEYETEKRHYAHIDCPGHVDYIKNMITGAAQMDGAILVVAATDGPMPQTREHILLARQVNVPRIVVFINKVDMVDDPELIDLVEMETRELLSKYGFPGDEVPVVRGSALKALEAEGDISRGKNPWTDKIWELMDAVDEYIPTPERAIDKPFLMPIEDVFTITGRGTVVTGRVERGIIRTGDPVEIVGLSFETKKTVATSIEMFRKILDEGQAGDNIGVLLRGIDHEEVEKGMVLAAPGSIKPYRKFQARVYILSKEEGGRHKPFLTGYKPQFFLRTADVTGTIALPEGVQMAMPGDNVDMTVELIYPVALEETQRFAIREGGKTVGAGVITKVIE
- the rplC gene encoding 50S ribosomal protein L3 produces the protein MAKGILGLKIGMTSVYLGDTLVPVTVIQAGPCTIVDKKTKDTHGYDAVALGFLEVKAEKLNKPMRGVFEKKGLKPFRFLREVRDMEGEVGDTITVEAFKDVKYVKVTGTSMGKGFQGVVKRWGFGGWPRTHGHEAERRPGSIGQRATPGRVFKGMKMAGHLGNETVTIRNLEIVKVIPEKNLILVKGSVPGPDKGLLLIRA
- the rpsG gene encoding 30S ribosomal protein S7; translated protein: MPRRGPAPKREIEGDPVYNDVMVAKLINNVMKDGKKSLAEKIVYAAFDILREKTGKDPLEVFELALEKVRPLVEVKPRRVGGATYQIPIEIEKERGQKLAIKWIIQAARSVKGKRMEEKLADEIINASNETGAAYKKKIDLHKMAEANRSYAHLRW
- the fusA gene encoding elongation factor G; its protein translation is MPYIDTPLEKIRNIGIIAHIDAGKTTTTERILYYTGTTYKMGNVDDGNTVMDWMVQERERGITITSAVTTCFWKGHQINIIDTPGHVDFTAEVERSLRVLDGAVVIFSAVEGVEAQSEAVWRQATMHKVPRIIYINKMDRLGASFEDTLKSIDERLNVKIIPTQIPLGEEDEFVGVIDLIEGKAYVYTSETGEEFKETGVPEEYKDKFEKYREIMLENVADVDEDALELYLETGTIPKDVLKQAIRRATVSGVAFPVFVGSSFRNKGIQMLLDGICEYLPSPIDRGEIVATTKDGNVIKLQPDPSGPLAALVFKVMADPYSGILSFVRVYSGTLEKGSYVLNATTNEKQRVARLLRLHANKREDVDYLKAGDLGAIVGVKNAITGHTISDVSMPLVLEDIKFPEPVVSVAIEPKTRADQEKLSQALAKFAIEDPTFKIKYDEDTSETIISGMGELHLEIIVDRLFREYNIEARVGKPQVAYKEAISSSAKAEGKYIRQTGGHGQYGHVIIQVSPIETDKGVVFEDKTKGGIIPKDFIPAIEEGVKIASENGPLLGFPVYGVHVELIDGSYHPVDSSELAFKIAASKAFKDAVSMANPYLLEPIMSVEIIVPMTFLGEVINSVNARRGSVKGMIERGNTVIVHALIPLESMFGYTTVLRTLTQGRGSFSMVFHKYERVPAAVQEEILKKAKGEI
- the rplD gene encoding 50S ribosomal protein L4; the protein is MKSNVIDVKNNTVESLELPDDYFAREVKKHLIYQAVQRYLANRRRGTADTKERGDVSYSTKKVRPQKGLGRSRQGARTSNIWKGGAVVFGPHPRDFSKKMNKKEIDAAIFSALTARFNDGDVHIVSNVKLSGKTKEGVEVLKKIEETIKKNLGDVLFVYSEENGEVERALRNVPTVKPLNYKFLNAYDLMVFDSIVLSKEAVEGIEGWWK
- the rpsJ gene encoding 30S ribosomal protein S10 gives rise to the protein MKKDRLRIRLKAFDNKILDLWAAKIVEVAKSSGATVSGPIPLPTKRTVFNVLRAPNIDKDSQEAFEICVHKRLIEIIDATPEITQKLANMDIPQGVEVEIKI